In one Streptomyces sp. NBC_01288 genomic region, the following are encoded:
- a CDS encoding Atu4866 domain-containing protein, producing MNTNAAPHPFVGMWVTADGHIRQELLPNGRYDEARGNRPSAYTGSYTVTGDHIDYVDDTGFTATGDVRDGVLFHEHLVLYRA from the coding sequence ATGAACACGAACGCGGCACCGCACCCCTTCGTCGGCATGTGGGTCACCGCCGACGGACACATCCGGCAGGAACTCCTCCCGAACGGCCGGTACGACGAGGCCCGCGGGAACCGTCCAAGTGCCTACACCGGCAGCTACACCGTCACCGGCGACCACATCGACTACGTCGACGACACCGGCTTCACCGCCACCGGTGACGTCCGCGACGGCGTGCTCTTCCACGAGCACCTCGTCCTGTACCGCGCGTAA
- a CDS encoding MFS transporter, translated as MSNIGTWMQTVGAQWLLLGHGATMVTLVQTASSLPIVLLAFPSGVLADRFDRRGLLLVAQVAMFAVSAVLTVLAFADALSAVPLLALTFLLGCGTALMGPSWQAIQPELVEREQLGQASALGAVNMNLARAVGPALGGVVVAAAGAGWVFGFNAVSFLGIAAVLVLWHRPKTTVPAAQKERLLTAVYAGRRYVWNAPGIRRVLLRTALFIPGAAALWSLLPLIAADSLGLGSGGYGLLLGAVGVGAVAGAFALPWLRQHLGINGILGAGAVVFALVLLVLATVHVTWLAVLVLLPAGVAWIGVLSTLNAAIQTRLPGWVRARGLAVYLLVFQGGQAVAAPVWGALVQGLGLTTALLIGTAVMVLSALSLYRWRLYGMEGIDPTLSDHWPTPPLVFVPGPSDGPVLVSVVYRVAPDDSAAFIDAMERVAQSRRRTGAITWGLFQDGNEPGRFIENYLVGSWAEHLAQHHDRLTATDRSFEDRARALLLPGTAPEVTHAFDAAVGPVLPTSEKAS; from the coding sequence GTGTCGAACATCGGCACCTGGATGCAGACCGTCGGCGCGCAGTGGCTGCTGCTCGGGCACGGGGCGACCATGGTGACGCTGGTCCAGACGGCGTCGAGTCTGCCGATCGTGCTGCTGGCGTTTCCCTCGGGTGTGCTCGCGGACCGGTTCGACCGGCGCGGGCTGCTGCTGGTGGCGCAGGTCGCGATGTTCGCCGTGTCGGCGGTGCTGACCGTACTGGCCTTCGCGGACGCGCTGTCCGCCGTACCCCTGCTGGCCCTCACTTTCCTCCTCGGCTGCGGTACCGCCCTGATGGGGCCGTCGTGGCAGGCCATCCAGCCGGAGCTGGTGGAGCGGGAGCAGTTGGGGCAGGCGTCCGCGCTGGGCGCGGTGAACATGAACCTCGCGCGTGCGGTCGGACCGGCGCTCGGCGGTGTCGTGGTCGCGGCGGCCGGCGCGGGCTGGGTGTTCGGCTTCAACGCGGTGTCGTTCCTCGGGATCGCCGCCGTACTGGTGCTGTGGCACCGCCCGAAGACCACTGTCCCCGCGGCCCAGAAGGAACGGCTCCTGACCGCGGTGTACGCGGGCCGCCGCTACGTTTGGAACGCTCCAGGAATCCGCCGCGTCCTGCTGCGCACGGCCCTGTTCATCCCCGGCGCGGCAGCGCTCTGGTCCCTGCTGCCGCTCATCGCCGCCGACTCCCTCGGACTGGGATCGGGCGGCTACGGCCTGCTGCTCGGCGCGGTCGGTGTCGGTGCGGTGGCGGGCGCGTTCGCGCTGCCGTGGCTGCGCCAACACCTCGGTATCAACGGCATCTTGGGCGCGGGCGCCGTCGTGTTCGCCCTCGTCCTGCTGGTCCTCGCGACCGTGCACGTCACCTGGCTCGCGGTCCTCGTGCTGCTGCCCGCCGGGGTGGCCTGGATCGGCGTCCTGTCCACCCTCAACGCGGCGATCCAGACCCGGCTCCCCGGCTGGGTCCGCGCCCGCGGCCTCGCCGTCTACCTGCTGGTCTTCCAGGGCGGCCAGGCCGTAGCCGCCCCCGTGTGGGGCGCCCTGGTGCAAGGGCTGGGCCTGACCACCGCCCTCCTCATCGGCACCGCCGTCATGGTGCTGAGCGCGCTCAGCCTCTACCGCTGGCGGCTCTACGGCATGGAGGGCATCGATCCCACCCTCTCCGACCACTGGCCGACCCCGCCGCTGGTCTTCGTGCCCGGTCCCTCCGACGGCCCGGTGCTGGTCTCCGTGGTGTACCGCGTCGCACCGGACGACAGTGCGGCGTTCATCGACGCCATGGAACGTGTCGCCCAGTCCCGCCGCCGTACCGGCGCCATCACGTGGGGCCTCTTCCAGGACGGCAACGAACCCGGCCGGTTCATCGAGAACTACCTCGTCGGCTCCTGGGCCGAGCACCTCGCCCAGCACCACGACCGGCTCACCGCCACCGACCGGAGTTTCGAGGACCGCGCCCGCGCCCTGCTCCTGCCCGGCACCGCCCCCGAGGTGACCCACGCCTTCGACGCCGCCGTTGGACCGGTCCTGCCCACCTCGGAGAAAGCCTCCTGA
- a CDS encoding glycosyl hydrolase family 18 protein — protein sequence MFRHALTVTGVVASTVTTLLACTASVPAGATPSATSGVQLQTWLYPGSTGDSTCTAKSEYADNRVKNGALNPEYWSVQSNGSVKLETTADGSCNTYSAANVADLKAHSTYQYPTLSGMTTADVHALVSTSSTRTAAVTKVTSLVSDAGLSGVDVDLEDYWSWSTADFTNYKTFLKQLATALHAKGKRLQVDAPAMTEDASFYDYAAVAATGADDVVIMAYDEEFDTASGARCLPISPYDWLKKVTQYAQSKIPDPNRLIIGVPSYGYSAPDPCDLNSVTGNIQFSDMKKSPGFSSNPATIESRRDASSGEIRWVSGGVLYDYVDSVAMDRKLAVLKGLGVTKVSVWSLGGGNPWFSN from the coding sequence ATGTTCCGTCACGCACTCACCGTGACCGGCGTCGTGGCCTCCACGGTCACCACACTGCTCGCCTGTACGGCCTCGGTCCCGGCCGGCGCGACCCCCTCCGCCACCTCGGGCGTCCAGCTCCAGACCTGGCTCTACCCCGGGTCGACCGGCGACTCCACCTGCACCGCCAAGAGCGAGTACGCCGACAACAGGGTGAAGAACGGCGCCCTCAACCCCGAGTACTGGTCGGTCCAGAGCAACGGCTCGGTGAAACTGGAGACCACCGCCGACGGCAGCTGCAACACCTACAGCGCGGCCAACGTCGCCGACCTCAAGGCACACTCGACGTACCAGTACCCGACCCTCTCAGGTATGACCACCGCCGACGTCCACGCCCTGGTCAGCACCAGCAGCACCCGTACGGCGGCCGTCACCAAGGTCACCTCCCTCGTCAGCGACGCCGGGCTCAGCGGCGTCGACGTCGACCTTGAGGACTACTGGTCCTGGAGCACCGCCGACTTCACCAACTACAAGACGTTCCTCAAGCAGTTGGCCACCGCCCTGCACGCCAAGGGCAAGCGCCTCCAGGTCGACGCACCGGCCATGACCGAGGACGCCTCGTTCTACGACTACGCCGCCGTGGCCGCCACCGGCGCAGACGACGTGGTGATCATGGCGTACGACGAGGAGTTCGACACCGCGTCCGGCGCCCGCTGCCTGCCCATCAGCCCCTACGACTGGCTGAAGAAGGTCACCCAGTACGCGCAGAGCAAGATCCCCGACCCCAACCGCCTGATCATCGGCGTGCCCTCCTACGGCTACAGCGCGCCCGACCCGTGCGACCTCAACTCCGTTACGGGCAACATCCAGTTCAGCGACATGAAGAAGAGCCCCGGCTTCTCCTCCAACCCGGCGACCATAGAGAGCCGCCGCGACGCCTCCTCCGGCGAGATCCGCTGGGTCTCCGGCGGCGTCCTCTACGACTACGTCGACAGCGTCGCCATGGACCGCAAGCTGGCCGTCCTCAAGGGCCTCGGCGTCACCAAGGTCTCGGTGTGGTCGCTGGGCGGCGGGAACCCCTGGTTCTCCAACTGA
- a CDS encoding ABC transporter substrate-binding protein translates to MSESRGGPVTRTTRTPRRAARRTVAASLLVVTALLAAACTTGGATSKADTGADDTTPVTITFWHGLSSPHEIASVDAVLAKFHKKYPYITVKAVAAQTDDKVNQAIRGGTAPDVASSFNAANVGGWCSSGAFQDLTPDIKADHVDMSQIPKAVQSYTAFDGKRCTMPWLADTFGLYYNKKLFAKAGITSPPKTMSELAVDAKKLTTFNADGSIKTAGFMPYLGAYEMLTEHLVPSWGGKWLTSDGQSNVGGDPAFAQALTWQKSLVDWFGAKKLVTFKSGMGDEFSAQNAFETGKLAMMVDGEWRNAFIKNDKADIDYGTAAVPAADGKSQLYGAGYVGGNVIGMPRGAKHPGAAWKLIKFLTTDTNALTSLADAIGNVPTTTAALDSPSLGLSKDPDFAPFLEVYKNPLTTTTPASGDGGAYLTNFGHFVEKWQSGGVPDLKAGLTAVDKQNNAALKLGQ, encoded by the coding sequence ATGTCCGAGTCCCGTGGCGGACCCGTCACCCGTACCACCCGTACCCCCCGCCGCGCCGCCCGCCGTACCGTCGCCGCGTCGCTGCTCGTGGTAACGGCGCTGCTCGCCGCAGCATGCACCACCGGCGGTGCCACGTCGAAGGCGGACACCGGCGCCGACGACACCACCCCCGTCACCATCACCTTCTGGCACGGTCTCAGCTCCCCGCACGAGATCGCCTCGGTCGACGCGGTGCTGGCCAAGTTCCACAAGAAATACCCGTACATCACCGTCAAGGCCGTCGCCGCCCAGACCGACGACAAGGTCAACCAGGCCATCCGCGGCGGCACCGCCCCCGACGTGGCCTCCTCGTTCAACGCCGCGAACGTCGGCGGCTGGTGTTCCAGTGGAGCGTTCCAAGACCTCACCCCGGACATCAAGGCCGACCACGTGGACATGAGCCAGATCCCGAAGGCCGTCCAGTCGTACACCGCCTTCGACGGCAAGCGCTGCACGATGCCGTGGCTCGCCGACACCTTCGGCCTGTACTACAACAAGAAGCTGTTCGCGAAGGCCGGGATAACCTCCCCGCCCAAGACCATGTCCGAACTGGCCGTGGACGCCAAGAAGTTGACCACCTTCAACGCGGACGGCTCGATCAAGACCGCCGGGTTCATGCCCTACCTCGGCGCCTACGAGATGCTCACCGAACACCTGGTCCCCAGCTGGGGCGGCAAGTGGCTCACCTCCGACGGCCAGTCCAACGTCGGCGGCGACCCCGCCTTCGCCCAGGCGTTGACCTGGCAGAAGAGCCTCGTCGACTGGTTCGGCGCGAAGAAGCTCGTCACCTTCAAATCGGGCATGGGCGACGAGTTCTCCGCCCAGAACGCCTTCGAGACCGGCAAGTTGGCCATGATGGTCGACGGCGAGTGGCGCAACGCCTTCATCAAGAACGACAAGGCCGACATCGACTACGGCACCGCGGCGGTACCGGCCGCCGACGGCAAGTCCCAGCTATACGGCGCCGGTTACGTCGGCGGCAACGTCATCGGCATGCCGCGCGGCGCCAAACACCCGGGCGCCGCCTGGAAGTTGATCAAATTCCTCACCACCGACACCAACGCACTCACCTCGCTGGCCGACGCGATCGGCAACGTCCCCACCACCACGGCCGCGCTCGACTCGCCCTCGCTCGGCCTCTCCAAGGACCCCGACTTCGCCCCGTTCCTCGAGGTCTACAAGAACCCGCTCACCACCACGACCCCGGCCAGCGGCGACGGCGGCGCCTATCTCACCAACTTCGGTCACTTCGTGGAGAAGTGGCAGAGCGGCGGCGTACCCGACCTGAAGGCCGGCCTGACCGCGGTCGACAAGCAGAACAACGCCGCGCTCAAGCTGGGGCAGTGA
- a CDS encoding GntR family transcriptional regulator: MVSGESRWEKRERIRTHLLDLVEETGPGRPLPGERQLCEELGVSRPTLRAVVDDFVRDGLLVREHGRGVFVARAKVAQHLGGSVPGQAQGLGVGGVDGTWASRTLDFKTVAAGPRIGRRLGIAPSEQILRILRLRTVDGDPMCVETLHVPHALVPGLTARDLETDSFYRLLGQRYEILLTDAAQSIEPTVVDEWEAELLGVSVHTPALLFERAARDAAGRVVEFTRSVYRGDRYRIFTRLSLAARPDGGRVVDGSWSAATTVPGADTLVFDPYWSN, encoded by the coding sequence ATGGTCAGCGGTGAGAGCCGTTGGGAGAAGCGGGAACGCATCCGCACCCACCTCCTCGACCTGGTCGAGGAGACCGGGCCCGGCCGCCCCCTCCCGGGCGAACGGCAGCTGTGCGAGGAACTCGGGGTCTCCCGCCCCACCCTGCGCGCGGTGGTCGACGACTTCGTCCGTGACGGTCTGCTGGTGCGGGAGCACGGGCGGGGCGTCTTCGTCGCCCGCGCCAAGGTCGCCCAGCACCTCGGCGGGTCCGTCCCCGGGCAGGCGCAGGGCCTGGGCGTCGGCGGTGTGGACGGCACCTGGGCCAGCCGCACCCTGGACTTCAAGACCGTCGCCGCGGGACCCCGGATCGGCCGCCGGCTGGGCATCGCGCCCAGCGAGCAGATCCTGCGGATCCTCCGGCTGCGGACGGTGGACGGCGACCCGATGTGCGTGGAGACCCTGCACGTACCGCACGCGCTGGTCCCCGGACTGACCGCCCGCGACCTGGAGACCGACTCCTTCTACCGGCTGCTCGGGCAGCGATACGAGATCCTGCTGACCGACGCCGCGCAGAGCATCGAACCGACCGTGGTCGACGAGTGGGAGGCCGAACTCCTCGGCGTCTCCGTGCACACGCCCGCCCTGCTCTTCGAACGGGCGGCGCGCGACGCGGCAGGCCGGGTAGTCGAGTTCACCCGCTCCGTCTACCGAGGCGACCGCTACCGCATCTTCACCAGGCTGTCGCTGGCGGCCCGGCCCGACGGCGGACGCGTCGTCGACGGCTCCTGGTCGGCGGCCACCACCGTCCCCGGCGCCGACACCCTGGTCTTCGACCCCTACTGGAGCAACTAG
- a CDS encoding Na+/H+ antiporter yields the protein MDSLELIVVVAAAVLLMGWLSRRTGLSEPLLLLAAGCLVGLTPSFSSFALSPDVVLFLFLPALLYWEALTSSVREIRNNFRSIALQSTGLVLATAVAVAVVAHALGYGWPIAFVLGAVLAPTDAAAVAAVAKAMPRRILTVLRTESLLNDGTALVLLAVTIDVVTDEHPFSWSGTALAFVASYGGGILIGAAVALLLIPVRRRLPEPLLHSVLSVATPFLAYLPAELLHVSGVLAVVVCGLVSAWFGPRVIGSEARIQAVAFWEVASYLLNGALFVLVGSQLPAAVRALTSVSLVQATVAALAVSIAVLGTRLLWFYSVPYLVRLLDRRPQQRDRRITAPQRLPLAWAGMRGAISLAAALTVPATTAEGRIVGQRDAVVFITAVVIVVTLTFLGPTLPAMVRRARFPADEDKSAELTLARCRLSSAALDAMPALAERFGVAEEDTLRMVQDIEDRTASAPGSAHRRESVRRLQLALLQVKRDTLTDLRDSGRIDDIVLRAVQEVLDVEEIRLGRP from the coding sequence ATGGACAGCCTCGAACTGATCGTCGTCGTCGCGGCCGCCGTCCTGCTCATGGGCTGGCTGTCGCGGCGAACGGGCCTGAGCGAACCCCTGCTGCTGCTCGCGGCGGGATGTCTCGTGGGACTGACTCCGTCCTTCTCGTCGTTCGCGCTGTCTCCGGACGTCGTCCTGTTCCTCTTCCTGCCCGCGCTGCTGTACTGGGAGGCGCTGACCTCCTCGGTGCGGGAGATCCGCAACAATTTCCGTAGCATCGCGCTCCAGTCCACCGGGCTGGTCCTCGCCACCGCCGTCGCGGTCGCCGTCGTGGCCCACGCGCTGGGCTACGGCTGGCCGATCGCGTTCGTCCTCGGCGCCGTGCTCGCCCCGACGGACGCGGCGGCCGTCGCCGCGGTCGCCAAGGCCATGCCGCGCCGCATCCTGACCGTGCTGCGCACCGAGAGCCTCCTCAACGACGGGACCGCGCTGGTCCTGCTCGCGGTGACCATCGACGTCGTCACCGACGAGCACCCTTTCTCCTGGTCCGGCACGGCACTCGCCTTCGTCGCGTCGTACGGCGGCGGCATCCTGATCGGCGCGGCGGTCGCCCTGCTCCTCATCCCGGTCCGGCGCCGGCTGCCCGAACCGCTGCTGCACAGCGTGCTGAGCGTCGCGACGCCGTTCCTCGCCTATCTGCCGGCCGAACTCCTGCATGTGTCCGGTGTGTTGGCGGTCGTCGTCTGCGGGCTGGTGTCCGCCTGGTTCGGGCCACGCGTCATCGGGTCCGAGGCCCGTATCCAGGCCGTCGCCTTCTGGGAGGTGGCGAGTTATCTGCTCAACGGCGCCCTGTTCGTCCTCGTCGGCAGCCAACTGCCCGCCGCCGTCCGGGCGTTGACGTCCGTGTCCCTGGTGCAGGCGACGGTCGCCGCCCTCGCGGTGAGTATCGCGGTGCTCGGGACGCGGCTGCTCTGGTTCTACTCGGTGCCCTATCTCGTGCGGCTCCTGGACCGGCGTCCCCAGCAGCGGGACCGTCGGATCACCGCCCCGCAGCGGTTGCCGCTGGCCTGGGCCGGGATGCGCGGCGCCATCTCGCTGGCCGCAGCGCTGACCGTGCCCGCGACCACTGCCGAGGGCCGGATCGTCGGGCAGCGGGACGCCGTCGTGTTCATCACCGCGGTCGTCATCGTCGTCACCCTGACCTTCCTCGGGCCCACCCTGCCGGCCATGGTCCGCCGGGCCCGTTTCCCGGCCGACGAGGACAAGAGCGCCGAACTCACCCTGGCCCGCTGCCGGTTGAGCAGCGCCGCGCTGGACGCCATGCCGGCGCTGGCCGAGCGGTTCGGGGTCGCCGAGGAGGACACCCTGCGCATGGTCCAGGACATCGAGGACCGCACGGCCTCCGCACCCGGCTCCGCGCACCGCCGCGAGAGCGTACGGCGCCTCCAACTCGCCCTGCTCCAGGTCAAACGCGACACCCTCACCGACCTGCGCGACAGCGGCCGTATCGACGACATCGTCCTGCGGGCGGTCCAGGAAGTGCTCGACGTGGAGGAGATCCGGCTGGGGCGGCCGTAG
- a CDS encoding amidohydrolase produces MSSSTMPVGGIRPQDGVQHPAQLVVRNGRIHTGDPARPAASAVAITDGVFTAVGDDATVAPYIGPATRVVDALGRRVIPGLNDSHLHVIRGGLNYLLELRWDGVRSLRTALRMLREQAERTPTGQWVRVVGGWTGEQFAEKRLPTVSELNAAAPDTPVFVLHLYQSAILNRAALEAVGFTRDSPNPPGGEIVRDFAGNPTGVLLAAPAAGLLYSTLAKGPILAPEDQLGSTRHYLRELNRFGITSAIDAAGGFQNFPDNYAAVTELAERGELTVRIAYHLFPQTAGQELDDLRRWMGMVSPGDGDEWLRCNGAGENLAWSPADFENFAEPRPQLTARAREDLDAAARLLLDNGWGFRLHATYDETIRQDLDVFEKIAADGGFPDGTRWLFDHAETVSRSSLERIKALGGAVSVQNRMMFQGKAFIDRYGAERAATAPPIRAMRDTGLLVAAGTDATRVSSYNPWLSLSWLVTGRTIGDTLLYPAENRVDRSTALEMYTSAGAQLTGEADVKGTITEGKYGDLAVLSADYFSVADEDIDRIEALLTVAGGKVVHAVGDYENIAAPLPEISPAWSPVARFGGFQARTAATGGTGASEASGARQARAFVDAAADSEEQRAWREGRGDFERVPQVPHQVGGALDPLDGCF; encoded by the coding sequence ATGTCCAGCAGCACCATGCCTGTGGGTGGCATACGCCCGCAGGACGGGGTTCAGCACCCCGCCCAGCTCGTCGTCCGCAATGGTCGTATCCACACCGGTGACCCCGCCCGCCCGGCCGCGTCCGCCGTGGCCATCACCGACGGTGTCTTCACCGCCGTAGGGGACGACGCGACCGTCGCCCCGTACATCGGCCCCGCCACCCGTGTCGTCGACGCGCTCGGCCGGCGGGTGATTCCCGGGCTCAACGACTCCCATCTGCACGTCATCCGGGGCGGGTTGAACTATCTGCTCGAACTGCGGTGGGACGGCGTGCGGTCGTTGCGCACCGCCCTGCGGATGCTGCGGGAGCAGGCCGAGCGGACGCCAACTGGGCAGTGGGTGAGGGTGGTTGGCGGCTGGACCGGGGAGCAGTTCGCGGAGAAGCGGCTGCCGACCGTGTCCGAGTTGAACGCCGCCGCGCCCGACACCCCTGTGTTCGTGCTGCACTTGTACCAGTCGGCGATCCTCAACCGGGCCGCGCTGGAGGCCGTCGGCTTCACGCGGGACTCGCCCAATCCGCCCGGTGGCGAGATCGTCCGCGACTTCGCGGGCAACCCGACCGGTGTGCTGCTGGCCGCGCCCGCCGCCGGACTGCTCTACTCCACCCTCGCGAAGGGGCCGATCCTCGCCCCTGAGGACCAACTCGGATCCACCCGGCACTACTTGCGCGAGCTGAACCGCTTCGGCATCACCAGCGCCATCGACGCCGCCGGCGGTTTCCAGAACTTCCCCGACAACTACGCGGCCGTCACCGAGCTTGCGGAGCGCGGGGAGTTGACGGTCCGGATCGCCTATCACCTCTTCCCGCAGACCGCCGGACAGGAACTCGACGACCTGCGCCGCTGGATGGGCATGGTCAGTCCCGGCGACGGCGACGAGTGGCTGCGCTGCAACGGCGCCGGCGAGAACCTCGCCTGGTCCCCGGCCGACTTCGAGAACTTCGCCGAGCCCCGCCCCCAACTCACCGCCCGCGCACGGGAGGACCTCGACGCGGCGGCCCGGCTGCTGCTCGACAACGGCTGGGGATTCCGCCTCCACGCCACCTACGACGAGACCATCCGCCAGGACCTCGACGTCTTCGAGAAGATCGCCGCGGACGGCGGATTCCCGGACGGGACACGGTGGTTGTTCGACCACGCCGAGACCGTCAGCCGGAGCAGTCTGGAGCGGATCAAGGCCCTCGGCGGCGCCGTCTCCGTGCAGAACCGCATGATGTTCCAGGGCAAGGCCTTCATCGACCGCTACGGCGCCGAGCGCGCCGCGACCGCGCCCCCGATCCGCGCCATGCGCGACACCGGTCTGCTGGTCGCCGCCGGCACCGACGCCACCCGCGTCTCCAGTTACAACCCGTGGTTGTCCCTGTCCTGGCTGGTCACCGGCCGCACCATCGGCGACACCCTCCTCTACCCGGCCGAGAACCGCGTGGACCGTTCCACCGCCCTGGAGATGTACACCAGCGCGGGCGCCCAGCTCACCGGCGAGGCCGATGTGAAGGGCACCATCACCGAGGGCAAGTACGGCGACCTGGCCGTGCTCTCCGCGGACTACTTCTCCGTCGCCGACGAGGACATCGACCGTATCGAGGCCCTGCTCACGGTGGCCGGTGGCAAGGTCGTGCACGCGGTCGGCGACTACGAGAACATCGCCGCCCCGCTCCCGGAGATCAGCCCCGCGTGGAGCCCGGTCGCCCGCTTCGGCGGATTCCAGGCGAGGACAGCGGCGACAGGGGGGACCGGGGCGTCGGAGGCATCGGGCGCACGGCAGGCCCGCGCCTTCGTCGACGCCGCCGCAGACTCCGAGGAGCAGCGCGCCTGGCGCGAGGGGCGCGGTGACTTCGAGCGGGTACCGCAGGTGCCGCACCAGGTCGGCGGCGCGCTCGACCCCCTCGACGGCTGCTTCTGA
- a CDS encoding amidohydrolase family protein — MNANDTTSAGLLDQLCRQSADPNRRILFTGATIVTMDPELGTVQGDLLIEGDSVAAIGPGLSAEGAVVVDASGTILAPGLVDTHRHAWEAQLRRIMPDVDDLGGYVMATLAGYATVYRPEDMYIGTRLAALTALDSGITTMLDFSHNSRTREHSDAAIEALRDTGIRGVHASMGAHFGDWDHQWPADLNRLKDRYFSSDDQLLTLRLATLATDEITGPALAYGPELACTAADLGIGVSVDAVFGASGSEAVLSWANHGILGPDVTLIHSTGLTVEAWKAMGESGTTVALAPTSDAQIGLETAIPAVDEALAVGIRPGLSIDVEVALASDLFTQMRALLAIQRMRAVNAAYGTGGELSRITTYDVLDFATLQGARTNGLGDVTGSLTVGKKVDLLVVQAEDLNNMPLNDPIGTLVLGSDARNITAVFVNGQPRKWDGRVLDVNLPELRAEVAASRDHVLNTPAK, encoded by the coding sequence ATGAACGCCAACGACACCACCAGCGCCGGCCTTCTCGACCAACTGTGCCGCCAGTCCGCCGACCCGAACCGGCGCATCCTGTTCACCGGCGCGACCATCGTCACGATGGACCCGGAACTGGGCACTGTGCAGGGCGACTTGCTCATCGAGGGCGACTCGGTCGCCGCGATCGGGCCGGGGCTGTCCGCGGAGGGCGCGGTCGTCGTCGACGCCTCCGGCACCATCCTCGCGCCCGGTCTCGTCGACACCCACCGGCACGCCTGGGAAGCCCAGTTGCGCCGGATCATGCCCGACGTCGACGACCTCGGCGGCTATGTGATGGCCACCCTCGCGGGTTACGCCACCGTCTACCGGCCCGAGGACATGTACATCGGCACCAGACTCGCGGCGCTCACCGCGCTCGACAGCGGCATCACCACGATGCTCGACTTCTCGCACAACTCCCGTACCCGCGAGCACTCCGACGCGGCGATCGAGGCACTCCGCGACACCGGCATCCGCGGCGTCCACGCCTCCATGGGCGCGCACTTCGGCGACTGGGACCACCAGTGGCCTGCCGACCTGAACCGCCTCAAGGACCGGTACTTCAGCAGCGACGACCAGCTCCTCACGCTGCGCCTGGCGACCCTCGCCACTGACGAGATCACCGGACCCGCCCTCGCCTACGGCCCCGAACTCGCCTGTACCGCAGCCGACTTGGGCATCGGTGTCAGCGTCGACGCGGTCTTCGGTGCCTCCGGATCGGAGGCGGTGCTGTCCTGGGCGAACCACGGCATCCTCGGTCCCGACGTCACCCTGATCCACTCCACGGGGCTGACCGTCGAGGCATGGAAGGCGATGGGGGAGTCCGGTACGACGGTGGCCCTCGCGCCCACCTCGGACGCGCAGATCGGCCTGGAGACGGCGATCCCCGCGGTGGACGAGGCACTCGCCGTCGGCATCCGCCCCGGACTGAGCATCGACGTCGAAGTCGCCCTCGCCAGCGACCTGTTCACACAGATGCGGGCCCTCCTCGCGATCCAGCGGATGCGTGCGGTCAACGCGGCCTACGGCACCGGCGGCGAGCTGTCGCGCATCACCACGTACGACGTCCTCGACTTCGCCACCCTCCAGGGAGCCCGGACCAACGGGCTCGGCGATGTCACCGGCTCCCTCACCGTCGGCAAGAAGGTGGACCTGTTGGTCGTCCAGGCCGAGGACCTCAACAACATGCCGCTCAACGACCCGATCGGGACACTGGTGTTGGGCTCCGACGCCCGCAACATCACCGCTGTGTTCGTCAACGGGCAGCCCCGTAAGTGGGACGGGCGGGTGCTCGACGTGAACCTTCCCGAGTTGCGGGCCGAGGTCGCCGCCTCTCGCGACCATGTGCTCAACACGCCTGCGAAGTAA
- a CDS encoding LysR family transcriptional regulator yields MDLRHLKYFLAVAETRNFTQAAASCYVAQSALSQQIARLEKDVGARLFSRTSRSVRLTAAGELLEPLARRILADVDNATAALDALSGLRRGRLRLGLVQTRASSVDLVEVMADYHARYPGIDFHVTNAPSVEMAASVLAGDLDIAVVGLGPRQVPEGLDHFVLASDPLVLIVPADHALADADAVDLADLPESHQLIQFTRGSGLRRQVEAAFARAGVEPGQHFQVGQIQDMIRLAARGIGVTVVPRSSVLDDSALGASLSDVLPYGARALRIADEAAVHTICAVHDSKRLAPAAAAFLEVVERHAIRD; encoded by the coding sequence ATGGATCTGCGCCACCTGAAGTACTTCCTCGCCGTCGCCGAGACCCGCAACTTCACGCAGGCGGCGGCCAGTTGCTATGTCGCGCAGTCCGCCCTGAGCCAGCAGATCGCCCGCCTGGAGAAGGACGTGGGTGCCCGGCTGTTCAGCCGCACCAGTCGTTCCGTACGACTGACGGCCGCCGGGGAACTGCTCGAACCGCTGGCCCGCCGCATCCTCGCCGACGTCGACAACGCCACGGCGGCCCTGGACGCGCTGTCCGGGCTGCGGCGCGGGCGGCTGCGCCTCGGCCTCGTCCAGACGCGCGCCTCCTCGGTGGACCTGGTCGAGGTGATGGCCGACTACCACGCCCGCTACCCGGGCATCGACTTCCATGTGACCAACGCGCCCAGTGTGGAGATGGCCGCGTCGGTGCTGGCCGGGGACCTCGACATCGCGGTCGTCGGCCTCGGTCCGCGCCAAGTCCCGGAAGGACTCGACCACTTCGTCCTCGCGAGTGACCCGCTCGTCCTGATCGTGCCCGCCGACCACGCCCTGGCCGACGCGGACGCCGTCGACCTCGCCGATCTGCCGGAGAGCCACCAGCTCATCCAGTTCACCCGGGGCAGCGGGCTGCGCCGCCAGGTGGAGGCCGCGTTCGCCCGGGCCGGAGTGGAACCCGGCCAGCACTTCCAGGTCGGCCAGATACAGGACATGATCCGACTGGCGGCACGGGGCATCGGCGTGACGGTCGTACCGAGGTCGTCGGTGTTGGACGACTCCGCACTGGGCGCGAGCCTCAGCGACGTCCTGCCGTACGGCGCCCGCGCACTCCGCATCGCGGACGAGGCGGCGGTGCACACCATCTGCGCGGTCCACGACAGCAAGCGGCTGGCGCCGGCCGCGGCCGCGTTCCTGGAAGTGGTGGAGCGGCACGCGATCAGGGACTGA